From Drosophila virilis strain 15010-1051.87 chromosome X, Dvir_AGI_RSII-ME, whole genome shotgun sequence, the proteins below share one genomic window:
- the LOC6633235 gene encoding probable cytochrome P450 28a5 has product MFLVTIVLIVLLASLGYVFLVWNYGYWRRRKVPGPRPALLTGNYPNMFTMKQHLIKDLNEIYCKYKQQYDAVGIYASRSPQLLIVSPELAHRVFVTDFKHFHDNEVSALVTEKSDFIFANNIFTMTGEGWKERRSDLTPGLTISRVKAVYPVTNQVCRRMNEFIRKQIRIGSPDGVNSKDLSLCFTTEMVTDAVLGLSAQSFSEHPTPVLANIKTLFEQPLSLLLSFMAVSVIPSLRHIIKLRFIPKHVEEFFVEFMQAAVGARRGTQSDRVDFLDYILQLAKKRNLPARQLTAYSMTFLLDGFETTASVLAHTLLLLGRDAEAQQRLREELQAELNDEGFVAFDKLVELPFLDACVHESLRLFPPLTVSNRLCTKPIELPNRNGPNFTIEQGTTVLVPHACFMLDEDYFPNAHQFQPDRFLEPNAVKMYRDRGVFMGFGDGPRICIGMRFALAQIKAALVEIIVNFDVKVNPKTRKDNKFSPIGIVTSLEGGIWLDFAARQ; this is encoded by the exons ATGTTTCTGGTAACAATAGTTTTGATCGTGCTGCTGGCGTCTCTGGGCTATGTGTTCCTCGTCTGGAACTATGGCTATTGGCGCAGGCGGAAGGTGCCTGGTCCGCGGCCAGCGCTTCTTACCGGCAACTATCCCAACATGTTCACAATGAAGCAACATCTTATCAAGGATCTAAATGAGATCTATTG CAAATACAAGCAGCAATATGATGCTGTCGGCATTTATGCGTCCCGCTCCCCTCAGCTGTTGATTGTCAGCCCGGAGCTGGCACATCGTGTATTCGTTACGGACTTTAAGCACTTCCACGACAACGAGGTAAGCGCCTTGGTGACCGAGAAGTCCGACTTCATCTTTGCCAACAATATCTTCACAATGACCGGGGAGGGCTGGAAGGAGCGCCGCTCCGATCTAACACCCGGTCTTACCATAAGTCGC GTCAAGGCGGTTTACCCTGTGACCAACCAGGTGTGCAGAAGGATGAACGAGTTCATACGCAAGCAGATCCGCATTGGATCGCCGGACGGCGTCAACAGCAAGGAT CTCAGCTTGTGCTTCACCACCGAAATGGTCACCGATGCGGTTCTTGGCCTGAGCGCCCAGAGTTTCAGCGAACATCCCACGCCGGTGTTGGCGAACATAAAGACTCTCTTCGAACAGCCCTTGTCCCTGCTGCTGAGCTTCATGGCGGTGTCCGTGATACCCTCACTGCGTCACATCATAAAGCTGCGTTTTATACCCAAGCACGTCGAGGAGTTCTTCGTGGAGTTCATGCAGGCGGCGGTCGGAGCGCGCCGTGGAACGCAATCCGATCGCGTTGACTTTCTGGACTACATTCTACAGCTGGCCAAGAAGAGGAACCTGCCCGCACGACAGCTAACCGCCTACTCGATGACCTTCCTGCTGGACGGCTTTGAGACAACGGCCTCTGTGCTGGCCCACACGCTGCTGCTCCTGGGACGGGATGCCGAGGCACAGCAGCGACTGCGCGAGGAGCTGCAGGCAGAACTGAACGATGAGGGCTTTGTCGCATTCGATAAGCTGGTCGAGCTGCCCTTTCTGGATGCCTGTGTTCACG AGAGCCTGCGACTGTTCCCTCCACTTACGGTCTCCAACAGGCTGTGCACTAAGCCCATCGAGCTGCCCAATCGGAACGGACCCAATTTTACCATAGAGCAGGGCACCACCGTCCTTGTGCCCCACGCCTGTTTTATGCTGGACGAGGATTACTTTCCCAATGCCCATCAGTTTCAGCCCGATCGCTTTCTGGAGCCCAATGCGGTCAAAATGTATCGCGATCGCGGCGTCTTTATGGGCTTTGGCGATGGTCCCCGCATCTGCATCG GCATGCGCTTCGCTTTGGCCCAGATAAAGGCAGCTCTCGTCGAGATTATTGTCAATTTCGATGTCAAGGTCAATCCCAAGACACGCAAGGATAACAAGTTCAGTCCAATTGGAATTGTTACATCCCTCGAAGGCGGCATTTGGTTGGATTTCGCCGCGCGTCAATAA